The following proteins are co-located in the Spirosoma montaniterrae genome:
- a CDS encoding outer membrane beta-barrel family protein: MKAYLVIWLLIGTLPGFGAPTTPFRCPADTFAVARLESKWIVQGTVTDSTSGQSVPYATLQLFDLRQQRPLNGLTADANGKFTVEILPGTAYRIDVSSVGFAPKSLPVPPPDAHQRTVLAIMLKANATTIREVSVRASKPIVEEQLDRLVYHADRDNTAQGGLATDVLRKVPLVTVLPDGGLSVRGTANVKLLVNGRSSVLSNNPAELLRQIPAESIKTVEVITSPSAKYDAEGATLINIVTKKNLAQGVNATLNGGIGSTGSNAASTLSMNYKKLSISSSLTGNWFYNPFAAEADIYQIRGTDRQLVTRQQASGTIGIQVVNANANAEYRLSGKSRLLVGLNHRVRRVRTDRDAQFSSGTGETTLPAGHYQSLIDSKTNDWTVEYNHTFGRVQQELTLSWTGGITRNQTLATPAPPTQADIRSQNDEQVFQADYQHPIRRNWLVETGLRLTMRHIGNSLSDSLSTQRLTTLDYRQQISAGYVSSQWDLKKKWSLRTGLRLEHTHNDIRQTTDQREQQYLNLFPSVLFQKRLKNARSLKFSYGMRIQRPPAQLLNPAVATTDPVSRYTGSPLLKPEQMQTAELSYSTYIKANSLILSAFVRKTSYPISPYNALIGSTLVTQYVNVDRQTDIGLNLYMSVKLWQRWQTIGTANLYYASVVSQPEQGNLTNRGVNYTLGTLSTYELAKTWAVQLYGGYNSARLRLQGRDQAFTYYQLSVRKNLPQQKGSIALGIDNPLQRRAAWVSYNETDTFAFRSIAYQYNRGIRLTVIYRIGKSGPRQESAKSRERRQSDLKEEQ, encoded by the coding sequence ATGAAAGCGTATTTGGTAATTTGGCTCCTGATCGGCACCCTGCCAGGTTTTGGCGCACCAACAACACCGTTTCGCTGCCCTGCCGATACGTTTGCCGTGGCCCGGCTGGAGAGTAAGTGGATCGTTCAGGGCACCGTAACCGACTCAACGTCGGGGCAATCTGTACCTTACGCTACTTTGCAGCTCTTCGATCTCCGGCAACAACGACCGTTAAATGGCCTTACTGCCGACGCCAACGGTAAGTTTACTGTCGAGATACTGCCTGGAACTGCTTACCGAATCGACGTGTCGAGCGTGGGGTTTGCGCCGAAAAGCCTGCCCGTTCCACCACCCGACGCCCACCAGCGGACCGTACTGGCCATCATGCTCAAAGCCAATGCCACCACCATCCGGGAAGTGTCGGTGCGAGCCAGCAAACCCATTGTAGAAGAGCAACTTGACCGGCTGGTGTACCATGCCGACCGTGACAATACGGCTCAGGGCGGTTTGGCTACCGACGTGCTGCGGAAGGTTCCGCTCGTAACGGTGCTGCCCGATGGTGGGCTATCGGTACGGGGCACGGCCAACGTGAAACTGCTGGTGAATGGCCGCTCGTCGGTGCTGTCAAATAACCCCGCCGAACTGCTGCGGCAGATACCGGCAGAGTCGATCAAAACCGTTGAGGTCATTACCTCGCCATCGGCAAAGTATGACGCTGAAGGGGCTACGCTCATCAACATTGTGACGAAGAAAAATCTCGCACAGGGCGTCAACGCCACGCTGAACGGTGGCATCGGCAGCACGGGCAGCAATGCCGCCAGCACGCTGTCGATGAATTACAAAAAGCTGAGTATCAGTTCGTCACTAACCGGGAACTGGTTCTATAATCCCTTCGCGGCTGAGGCCGACATATACCAGATACGCGGCACCGACCGGCAGTTGGTCACCCGGCAACAGGCCAGCGGCACCATCGGCATACAGGTCGTGAATGCTAACGCCAATGCTGAATACCGCCTGTCGGGCAAAAGCCGGTTACTGGTTGGATTGAACCACCGGGTCAGGCGCGTAAGAACCGACCGCGACGCACAGTTTAGTTCGGGTACGGGCGAAACAACGCTGCCAGCCGGGCATTACCAGTCGCTGATCGATTCGAAAACCAACGACTGGACGGTTGAGTACAACCACACGTTTGGACGGGTACAACAGGAATTGACGCTGAGCTGGACGGGCGGCATTACCCGAAATCAAACACTGGCAACGCCCGCTCCGCCTACCCAGGCCGACATTCGGTCGCAGAACGACGAGCAGGTGTTTCAGGCCGATTATCAACATCCTATTCGCCGAAATTGGCTGGTTGAGACGGGGTTGCGGCTCACGATGCGCCATATCGGCAACAGCCTGAGCGATTCGCTGAGCACTCAACGACTGACCACACTGGATTACCGCCAGCAGATAAGTGCCGGATATGTGTCGAGCCAGTGGGATTTAAAAAAGAAGTGGAGTCTGCGAACCGGGCTGCGGCTTGAGCATACCCACAACGACATCCGCCAAACCACCGACCAGCGTGAGCAACAGTATCTTAACTTATTCCCGAGCGTGCTCTTCCAGAAACGGCTGAAAAATGCCCGAAGCCTGAAGTTTTCGTATGGTATGCGTATTCAGCGGCCACCTGCGCAGTTGCTGAACCCTGCCGTAGCCACCACCGACCCGGTGAGCCGCTACACAGGCAGTCCGCTGCTAAAACCCGAGCAGATGCAGACCGCAGAACTGAGTTACAGCACCTATATAAAAGCCAACTCACTTATTCTGAGCGCGTTTGTTCGGAAGACCAGTTATCCCATCAGCCCGTATAATGCGTTGATTGGCAGTACGCTGGTGACGCAGTATGTGAACGTAGACCGCCAGACCGACATTGGTCTCAACCTCTACATGTCGGTGAAACTCTGGCAACGCTGGCAAACCATCGGCACAGCCAATCTGTACTATGCGTCGGTGGTGAGCCAGCCTGAGCAGGGCAACCTGACCAACAGGGGCGTTAACTACACGCTCGGTACACTTTCGACCTACGAACTGGCGAAAACATGGGCCGTGCAGCTTTACGGGGGCTATAACTCGGCCCGTCTGCGCCTACAGGGCCGCGACCAGGCGTTCACGTACTATCAACTGAGTGTGCGTAAGAACCTGCCACAGCAAAAAGGCAGCATCGCGCTCGGCATCGACAATCCGTTGCAACGCCGGGCAGCGTGGGTGAGCTACAACGAAACCGACACCTTCGCGTTTCGCAGCATAGCCTACCAGTACAATCGGGGCATTCGCCTGACGGTGATTTACCGGATTGGCAAATCGGGTCCGCGCCAGGAGTCGGCCAAAAGCCGCGAACGTCGCCAGAGCGATCTCAAAGAAGAACAATGA
- a CDS encoding lanthionine synthetase LanC family protein: MNLPISPARVNYLQQAQQYVDELMHTAHEALRQMDDANRWLCRLWTGTTDRLWLEQVLSRHEPVSDTALLPTLLGCLYLYRHGPPDELLWLLLEQVNARLYKQTAEQFERGHVGLLTGGSTSLNYLIRAGLYAPNAQKYASQLTTQVVESGTGSNHPITDLSVGYGQTGLILTLTEAATNATMAQRIVGSVREVERLIEQYVRYLANHQIPIDSQDDNWSIFPITVAETEWTLPERFSWETGDVGQLLLLYRAHRLLNQPDLARWADRLSGYVLQRRATNKVRVERIGLTDGMAGLSLLYRQLYRITGRADFLHEGEYWLEQLIDVVKAGRYPPDGSLQTGMLGVDATLRHWLGEDLGLDLLFV, translated from the coding sequence ATGAATCTCCCGATTTCACCGGCCCGTGTCAATTACCTGCAACAAGCGCAGCAATACGTGGATGAGTTGATGCACACGGCCCACGAAGCGTTAAGGCAGATGGATGATGCCAACCGCTGGCTTTGCCGATTGTGGACCGGGACCACTGACCGGCTCTGGCTGGAGCAAGTGCTAAGTCGGCATGAGCCGGTGTCAGATACGGCCCTGTTACCAACGTTGCTGGGGTGTCTGTATCTCTACCGGCATGGCCCACCCGATGAGTTGCTGTGGTTATTGCTCGAACAAGTTAACGCCCGGCTTTACAAACAGACCGCCGAGCAGTTTGAGCGAGGGCATGTGGGCCTGCTGACGGGCGGCTCAACCTCGCTAAATTACCTGATTCGGGCAGGATTATATGCGCCGAACGCACAAAAATACGCCAGCCAGTTAACTACGCAGGTAGTGGAGAGTGGCACCGGGAGCAACCATCCGATCACCGACCTGTCTGTTGGCTACGGACAAACCGGCCTGATTTTGACTTTGACAGAAGCGGCTACCAACGCAACTATGGCTCAACGTATAGTGGGCAGCGTTAGAGAAGTGGAACGGTTGATCGAGCAGTATGTGCGGTATTTGGCTAACCATCAGATACCAATCGATTCGCAGGATGACAACTGGTCTATTTTCCCTATAACGGTGGCCGAAACGGAGTGGACATTACCGGAGCGGTTCTCCTGGGAAACGGGCGACGTGGGGCAATTGCTGCTCCTTTACCGGGCGCACCGGCTGCTGAACCAGCCTGATCTGGCCCGCTGGGCTGACAGACTATCGGGCTATGTGCTGCAACGGCGGGCTACAAACAAAGTGCGTGTTGAACGCATCGGACTAACCGATGGTATGGCCGGGTTGAGTTTGCTGTACCGACAGTTGTACCGAATTACCGGACGCGCTGATTTTTTGCACGAAGGCGAATACTGGCTTGAGCAACTTATCGACGTCGTGAAAGCCGGACGTTACCCGCCCGATGGATCGTTGCAGACGGGTATGCTGGGCGTTGATGCCACACTTCGCCACTGGCTGGGTGAAGACTTGGGGCTTGATCTGCTGTTTGTGTGA
- a CDS encoding sensor histidine kinase — MNRKPILIHASVWIVYLLLNNLLLFNWNLQRLFIVQMPFTYGLVAILFYTNVYAIINPCVQRKQYARLLLYTVLLVGSYVAIRLWLFDIVLPGLGIRTIYSETFIVYNRFIPDSLWLALQYILLSYGYWFAMYSIRLEREKRLNEQRIAALEVEKARSELAFLRAQLNPHFLYNTLNFFFSDALMVSPRLADSIMALSQMLRSVSEVGYQSLVAVGQELNYIRCYLKIQQYRFGDQLHVQFQVTGQEYEQHLTIPPLILISLVENIFKYGDVFDAATPARITVDLTDDQIRFSTMNSKKDVPNYMQGGLGLANIDKQLNLTFGNRYSFEKQEINNIFSTSLHISVTNL; from the coding sequence ATGAATCGAAAACCTATTCTGATTCATGCATCGGTCTGGATTGTCTATCTGCTTCTTAACAACTTACTGCTATTCAATTGGAATCTTCAGCGGTTGTTTATTGTACAGATGCCCTTCACCTACGGCCTTGTGGCCATATTGTTTTATACCAACGTTTACGCTATCATTAATCCCTGTGTTCAACGCAAACAATATGCTCGGCTGTTGCTCTATACAGTGTTGTTAGTCGGCAGCTACGTAGCCATTCGGCTGTGGTTATTTGACATCGTATTGCCGGGGCTGGGTATTCGTACTATTTACTCAGAGACATTTATTGTTTACAATCGTTTTATTCCCGATTCGCTTTGGCTGGCTTTGCAGTACATTCTGCTGAGCTACGGCTACTGGTTTGCCATGTATTCAATTCGGCTGGAGCGGGAAAAACGGCTGAACGAGCAGCGCATAGCCGCACTGGAAGTCGAAAAAGCCCGGTCGGAACTGGCTTTCTTGCGGGCACAACTGAATCCGCATTTTTTATACAACACGCTTAATTTTTTCTTTTCCGACGCGCTCATGGTGTCGCCCCGGCTGGCCGATTCCATTATGGCTCTGTCGCAAATGCTACGCAGTGTGTCGGAAGTGGGCTATCAGTCGCTGGTAGCCGTTGGGCAGGAGTTGAACTATATCCGATGCTATCTGAAAATTCAGCAATACCGCTTCGGCGATCAGCTACACGTACAGTTTCAGGTCACGGGCCAGGAATACGAACAGCATCTAACCATTCCGCCCCTGATTCTAATCTCGCTGGTCGAGAATATTTTCAAATACGGCGATGTGTTCGACGCGGCCACACCGGCCCGTATCACTGTTGACTTAACTGATGATCAGATTCGTTTTTCAACGATGAATAGCAAAAAAGATGTTCCTAATTATATGCAGGGAGGACTTGGACTTGCAAATATTGATAAACAATTAAATTTGACCTTTGGTAATCGATATAGTTTTGAAAAACAGGAAATTAATAATATATTTTCAACTTCATTACACATCAGCGTGACGAACTTGTAG
- a CDS encoding LytR/AlgR family response regulator transcription factor: MINCFILDDEQAAINVLTKYITDTPYLHLAGSTTSAPQAIEMLKQTPVDLLFLDIQMPLLTGLQFIDLYGSNLQVIFTTAYSEFALNGFERNALDYLLKPIPFDRFLKATEKALNYFNRQAITPNAPVADDFILVKTEHKGKLRKVNFDEIVYIEGLKNYVSIFTNKQEQIVTYSGIGELEERLPPRQFARVHRSYIVAIRMINAIDGNELFMKDAPRIPTSGRYKDELLTLLQKSILQNK; the protein is encoded by the coding sequence ATGATTAATTGCTTTATTCTTGACGACGAACAGGCCGCTATTAACGTTCTGACCAAATATATTACCGACACGCCCTATTTACACCTTGCTGGCAGCACCACCTCGGCCCCACAGGCAATTGAAATGCTGAAACAAACGCCAGTCGATCTTCTTTTTTTAGACATCCAGATGCCTTTGCTGACGGGGCTACAGTTTATTGATCTCTATGGTAGTAATTTACAAGTTATTTTTACAACCGCCTATAGCGAGTTTGCCCTGAACGGTTTCGAGCGAAATGCCCTCGATTACCTGCTGAAACCTATTCCGTTCGACCGGTTTCTGAAAGCAACTGAAAAGGCTCTCAACTATTTCAACCGGCAGGCCATAACGCCCAACGCGCCAGTAGCCGACGACTTCATCCTGGTCAAAACGGAACACAAAGGGAAGCTTCGGAAAGTTAATTTCGATGAAATTGTGTATATCGAAGGCTTGAAGAACTACGTATCGATTTTCACCAATAAGCAGGAACAGATTGTAACCTACAGCGGCATTGGTGAACTGGAAGAACGGCTGCCACCCCGTCAGTTTGCCCGCGTACATCGCTCTTATATTGTAGCCATCCGCATGATTAACGCCATCGACGGCAATGAGCTGTTCATGAAAGATGCACCCCGCATTCCAACGTCGGGCCGATACAAAGACGAATTGCTGACGCTGCTGCAAAAATCTATTCTCCAGAATAAGTAA
- a CDS encoding lantibiotic dehydratase translates to MAQLLPADFFVLRRPLLALDEFLAVERQLAEGQSLADVLLGVYADELRREALFYASPTVHAALVAWQTGGPLPNEKLLLTLYKYFVRMTTRSTPFGLFAGIGLGQWGQCRICAWGPPFPATFD, encoded by the coding sequence ATGGCTCAATTGCTGCCAGCCGATTTTTTTGTGTTGCGCCGGCCACTGCTTGCACTCGATGAGTTTCTGGCCGTAGAACGGCAGTTGGCCGAGGGGCAATCCTTAGCCGACGTGCTATTGGGCGTGTATGCCGATGAACTGCGCCGGGAAGCTCTTTTTTATGCATCGCCAACAGTACATGCCGCGCTGGTAGCCTGGCAAACGGGCGGACCACTGCCCAATGAAAAACTGCTGCTGACACTCTACAAGTACTTCGTTAGAATGACTACCCGCAGCACGCCATTCGGCCTGTTTGCGGGTATCGGTCTGGGGCAATGGGGGCAATGTCGGATCTGCGCGTGGGGGCCACCGTTTCCCGCCACCTTCGATTAG